Proteins found in one Oribacterium sp. oral taxon 102 genomic segment:
- a CDS encoding DNA-packaging protein, whose amino-acid sequence MAALFCMQEGGETVGRPKKFKSPKDLADAWENYKEYCDNRMVLVHDFSSKNSEFVSAELRKSVTYTIEGFCAKVGISRSAFYQTYEQDKRYSDIVTRMREECEVDAREKFELQVIPSQLAGLWMSKYGYTTKQENSIDERLSLEQSRLYDLIGQMRGGGDSS is encoded by the coding sequence ATGGCTGCTCTTTTTTGTATGCAGGAGGGAGGTGAGACCGTGGGAAGACCGAAAAAGTTTAAGAGTCCGAAGGATTTAGCTGATGCATGGGAGAATTATAAAGAGTACTGTGACAATCGTATGGTTTTAGTTCACGACTTCAGCTCCAAGAATTCCGAATTTGTTAGCGCTGAGCTTCGAAAAAGTGTTACTTACACGATTGAAGGATTCTGTGCAAAGGTAGGGATATCAAGGTCTGCGTTTTATCAGACATACGAACAGGATAAGAGATATTCGGACATCGTCACGCGCATGCGAGAGGAGTGTGAGGTTGATGCCCGTGAAAAGTTCGAACTTCAGGTGATTCCTTCGCAACTTGCAGGACTCTGGATGAGTAAGTATGGGTATACGACTAAGCAGGAGAATTCCATTGATGAGAGGTTATCCCTTGAACAGAGCAGGTTGTATGATCTGATCGGGCAGATGAGAGGAGGTGGTGATTCTTCATGA
- a CDS encoding DNA methyltransferase: MDYKEFLESKIELAEDSGFTLDPQRINKALKPHQRDAVVWALKGGRRALFESFGLGKTVQEIEFIYQVLRRYGGAGLIVLPLGVKQEFTRDTRELLGYQIPEYIRNMGELYASAAKMLGYGTPEEYQDMALDGRIYITNYERVRDGDVDPKKFTATSLDEASVLRSFGSKTYQTFLDKFKGVPYKLVATATPSPNKYKELIHYAGYLEVMDTGQALTRFFQRDSTKANNLTLYPSQEDEFWLWLSSWALFITKPSDVNPEYSDAGYDLPDMEVRWHKIPIKYGDAMDRDGQYKLFDDAAASLSDEAKIKRESIDQRVEKMLQIIRESPDDNFILWHDLEAERQAIKKAVPDAVDIFGSMDLEERERRVIDFSEGRVKYFATKKSLSGSGCNFQKHCHREIFLGIDYEFNDFIQAIHRCYRFLQREKVTIDIIYMENESRIREALEEKWKNHNHMVARMIEIIKTYGLSDSRKPERLQRKMGVEEVKIEGKHYTSVNDDCVHWTRQMPDNSVDLIHTSIPFGNHYEYSSNYADFGHNEDDERFFEQMDYLTPELLRVLRPGRVAAIHVKDRVLFGNATGTGMPTIEPFHADCISHYIKHGFQYFGMITVVTDVVRENNQTYRLGWTEQCKDGSKMGVGCPEYILLFRKLPTDRSTAYADVPVAKSKEEYTRAQWQIDAHGYWRSSGDRLLKKEEIAEISVDSLQKVYRKFSRESVYNYEEHVALAKKLDEKGKLPAVFMVVAPGSWNQMEVWDDINRMRTLNTDQSRRRKQMHVCPLQLDIVERIINRYSNKGDIVLDPFSGIGTVPMTAIKMGRYGYGIELSSDYYRDGLGYMQAAENEVDSPTLFDFLEVQNEENKENK, encoded by the coding sequence ATGGACTATAAAGAATTTCTGGAAAGCAAGATCGAGCTTGCAGAGGACAGCGGATTCACGCTTGACCCGCAGCGGATCAATAAAGCATTGAAGCCGCATCAGCGAGATGCTGTAGTGTGGGCACTGAAGGGCGGCAGACGGGCGTTGTTTGAGAGCTTCGGGCTTGGGAAAACCGTTCAGGAGATCGAGTTTATCTATCAGGTACTCCGGCGGTATGGCGGCGCGGGACTGATTGTCCTTCCGCTTGGCGTAAAGCAGGAGTTTACCAGAGACACGAGGGAATTGCTGGGATATCAGATCCCGGAATATATCCGAAACATGGGGGAACTGTATGCTTCCGCTGCGAAGATGCTGGGATACGGAACGCCGGAAGAGTATCAGGACATGGCGCTTGATGGAAGGATTTATATCACAAACTATGAAAGGGTGCGGGACGGGGATGTAGATCCTAAAAAGTTCACAGCTACCTCATTGGATGAAGCTTCTGTGCTGAGGAGCTTCGGGAGCAAAACGTATCAGACTTTCCTGGACAAGTTCAAGGGAGTTCCTTATAAGCTGGTCGCGACGGCGACGCCGTCCCCGAACAAATACAAGGAACTGATCCATTATGCCGGATATCTTGAAGTGATGGATACGGGGCAGGCGCTTACGAGATTCTTTCAGCGTGACAGTACAAAGGCAAATAATCTGACGCTTTATCCATCGCAGGAGGATGAATTCTGGCTGTGGCTGTCATCGTGGGCGCTCTTTATTACGAAACCGTCCGATGTCAATCCGGAATACTCGGATGCAGGCTATGATCTTCCGGATATGGAGGTGCGGTGGCATAAAATCCCAATCAAATATGGAGATGCGATGGATCGAGATGGGCAATATAAGCTGTTCGATGATGCTGCGGCAAGTCTTTCCGACGAGGCGAAAATCAAAAGAGAGTCTATCGATCAAAGAGTTGAGAAAATGCTGCAGATCATCAGGGAGAGTCCGGATGATAATTTCATCCTGTGGCATGATCTGGAGGCGGAAAGGCAGGCAATCAAAAAAGCAGTGCCGGATGCAGTAGATATCTTCGGGAGCATGGATCTTGAGGAAAGAGAAAGGCGGGTAATTGACTTTTCGGAGGGAAGAGTCAAATACTTCGCCACGAAGAAAAGCCTTTCCGGATCCGGATGTAATTTTCAGAAGCATTGTCACAGGGAGATCTTTCTGGGAATCGATTATGAATTCAATGACTTTATCCAGGCAATTCACCGCTGTTATCGTTTCCTGCAGCGTGAGAAAGTGACCATTGACATCATTTATATGGAAAATGAGAGTCGGATCAGGGAGGCATTGGAGGAAAAATGGAAGAATCACAATCATATGGTTGCAAGGATGATTGAGATCATCAAGACTTATGGGCTATCGGACAGTCGCAAGCCGGAAAGACTGCAAAGGAAGATGGGGGTAGAAGAAGTGAAGATAGAGGGAAAGCACTACACATCAGTCAATGATGACTGTGTACACTGGACGCGGCAGATGCCAGACAACAGCGTGGATTTGATTCATACTTCGATTCCGTTCGGAAATCACTATGAGTACAGCAGCAACTATGCAGACTTCGGGCATAATGAGGATGACGAGAGGTTTTTCGAGCAGATGGATTATCTCACGCCGGAGCTGCTCCGGGTGCTTCGCCCCGGGAGGGTGGCTGCAATTCATGTCAAGGATCGAGTGCTGTTTGGGAACGCAACCGGCACAGGGATGCCTACGATTGAGCCGTTTCATGCGGATTGTATCAGCCATTATATCAAACATGGATTTCAGTATTTCGGGATGATTACAGTTGTAACGGATGTAGTCCGGGAGAATAACCAGACTTACCGCCTCGGCTGGACGGAGCAGTGCAAGGACGGCTCAAAGATGGGCGTAGGCTGCCCCGAGTATATCCTTCTGTTCCGGAAGCTTCCAACAGACAGATCCACTGCGTATGCGGATGTCCCTGTAGCGAAGAGCAAGGAAGAATATACCCGAGCGCAGTGGCAGATAGATGCGCATGGATACTGGAGATCTTCCGGGGATAGGCTTTTGAAGAAAGAGGAGATCGCGGAGATATCGGTAGACAGCCTGCAGAAGGTTTATCGAAAGTTCAGCCGGGAAAGTGTTTACAATTACGAGGAGCATGTGGCGCTTGCGAAGAAGCTGGACGAGAAGGGAAAGCTTCCGGCTGTCTTTATGGTAGTGGCCCCGGGATCTTGGAATCAGATGGAGGTCTGGGATGATATCAACCGGATGCGGACATTAAATACGGATCAGTCCCGGCGGCGGAAGCAGATGCATGTCTGTCCTCTCCAGCTGGACATAGTAGAGAGAATCATCAACCGCTATTCCAATAAAGGAGATATCGTACTAGATCCTTTTTCCGGCATTGGGACGGTACCTATGACTGCGATTAAGATGGGGAGGTATGGGTACGGAATAGAGCTGAGTTCGGATTACTACAGAGATGGATTAGGGTACATGCAGGCAGCAGAAAATGAAGTAGATTCGCCAACGCTTTTTGATTTTTTGGAGGTGCAGAATGAAGAAAACAAAGAAAATAAATAA
- a CDS encoding type II toxin-antitoxin system HicB family antitoxin — MKLAYPATFTPFDDREDGYVVEFPDLPGCVTEGYGIADALFMAEDAASGWILTELEDGRTPPSASNPQAVQAPTGGFVSMIRLDMDAYAEKYGQKAVKKTLTIPAWMNTYVEEHKISCSKVLQDAVNELIEA, encoded by the coding sequence ATGAAATTGGCATACCCTGCGACTTTTACGCCGTTTGATGATAGGGAAGATGGCTATGTAGTGGAGTTTCCAGATCTTCCGGGATGCGTCACGGAAGGATATGGAATTGCGGATGCATTGTTTATGGCAGAAGATGCAGCAAGCGGCTGGATTCTGACGGAGCTTGAGGACGGGAGAACGCCGCCAAGTGCATCTAATCCACAAGCTGTACAAGCGCCCACTGGCGGATTTGTGAGTATGATCCGGCTTGATATGGACGCTTATGCAGAGAAGTATGGACAGAAGGCGGTGAAAAAGACGCTTACCATTCCCGCATGGATGAATACTTATGTGGAGGAACATAAAATCAGCTGTTCTAAGGTACTGCAGGATGCGGTGAATGAACTGATTGAGGCATAA
- a CDS encoding type II toxin-antitoxin system HicA family toxin: MRFREVDKMLQKDGWYEIAKVGSHHQYKHPTKPGKVTVPEHAGRDIRPETVRSIKRQAGL; this comes from the coding sequence ATGAGATTCAGAGAAGTGGATAAGATGCTTCAAAAAGATGGATGGTACGAGATAGCAAAAGTTGGTTCGCACCATCAGTACAAGCATCCGACAAAGCCTGGAAAGGTGACTGTTCCGGAACATGCTGGAAGGGACATACGTCCGGAAACCGTAAGAAGCATTAAAAGGCAGGCGGGGCTGTGA